Proteins encoded in a region of the Vicia villosa cultivar HV-30 ecotype Madison, WI linkage group LG5, Vvil1.0, whole genome shotgun sequence genome:
- the LOC131601250 gene encoding PRA1 family protein B4-like, with translation MSSSAPPVLPVATNPPPPPSTVSTGSDAPVNSPAVRVLFNNLSESLRHGLALRRPWTELIDRSAFSKPESFSEATLRVRKNYSYFRVNYYAIVAGILAVSLLTNPFSLILLLGLLASWTFLYLFRPSDRPLVILGRTYTDFETLAILSGLTLIVVFLTSVGSVLVSALMLGVAVVCIHGAFRAPEDLFLDEQENSQATGFLSFLRAPAAVGVPAAAARV, from the coding sequence ATGTCCTCCTCCGCACCACCCGTTCTCCCCGTCGCCACCAACCCTCCTCCACCACCATCCACTGTCAGCACCGGATCCGACGCTCCCGTCAACTCCCCCGCCGTCCGCGTCCTCTTCAACAACCTCTCCGAGTCTCTCCGCCACGGCCTCGCCCTCCGCCGCCCCTGGACAGAACTCATCGACAGATCCGCCTTCTCCAAGCCTGAATCGTTCTCCGAAGCCACTCTCCGCGTCCGCAAAAACTACTCCTACTTCCGCGTGAATTACTACGCGATCGTCGCCGGGATCCTCGCCGTCTCTCTCCTCACGAATCCGTTCTCTCTCATCCTCCTCCTCGGCCTCCTCGCTTCCTGGACGTTTCTCTACCTCTTCCGTCCCTCCGATCGGCCTCTCGTTATTCTCGGCCGCACTTACACCGATTTCGAAACCCTAGCGATTCTCTCTGGACTCACTCTTATCGTTGTGTTTCTCACCAGCGTTGGTTCTGTTCTCGTCTCAGCTTTAATGCTTGGTGTTGCTGTTGTTTGTATTCATGGAGCATTCCGTGCACCGGAGGATCTTTTCCTTGATGAGCAGGAGAATTCTCAGGCTACCGGATTCCTATCATTCCTCCGCGCTCCTGCTGCAGTCGGCGTTCCTGCCGCCGCCGCACGCGTTTGA